A stretch of Christensenellaceae bacterium DNA encodes these proteins:
- the tuf_2 gene encoding elongation factor Tu: MAKGKFERTKPHVNIGTIGHVDHGKTTLTAAITSVLAKSGQAEATKYDEIDKAPEEKERGITINTAHVEYETPTRHYAHVDCPGHADYVKNMITGAAQMDGAILVVSAADGPMPQTREHILLARQVGVPYIIVYMNKTDQVDDPELLELVEMEIRELLTEYDFPGDDTPIIKGSALKALEAAQASDDIKDNADCQSIFELMDAVDSYIPEPERDVDKPFLMPVEDVFSITGRGTVATGRVERGKVKVQDTVEIVGLTDEKRSVVVTGVEMFRKLLDEAITGDNIGVLLRGVQRDEIERGQVLSAPGSIHPHTHFNSSVYVLKKEEGGRHTPFFNGYRPQFYFRTTDVTGVIELPGGTEMVMPGDNIEMEIKLITPIAIEEGLRFAIREGGRTVGSGVVSGVID, encoded by the coding sequence ATGGCAAAGGGAAAGTTTGAGAGAACGAAACCGCATGTAAACATCGGAACGATCGGACACGTAGACCACGGGAAAACGACGCTGACGGCGGCGATCACATCGGTGCTGGCAAAGAGCGGCCAGGCGGAAGCGACAAAGTATGACGAAATCGACAAAGCGCCGGAAGAAAAAGAGCGTGGAATCACGATCAATACGGCGCACGTGGAATATGAGACGCCAACGCGGCACTACGCGCACGTAGACTGCCCGGGACACGCGGACTATGTAAAGAACATGATCACGGGAGCGGCGCAGATGGACGGAGCGATCCTGGTGGTATCAGCTGCGGACGGCCCGATGCCGCAGACGCGGGAGCATATTTTGCTCGCGAGGCAGGTAGGGGTACCGTACATCATCGTATACATGAATAAAACAGACCAGGTAGACGATCCGGAGCTTTTAGAGCTGGTGGAAATGGAAATCAGGGAGCTGCTGACCGAGTACGACTTCCCGGGCGACGATACGCCGATCATCAAGGGAAGCGCGCTGAAAGCGCTGGAAGCGGCGCAGGCGTCGGACGACATTAAAGACAACGCTGACTGCCAGAGCATCTTTGAGCTGATGGACGCGGTAGACAGCTACATTCCGGAACCGGAAAGAGACGTAGACAAGCCGTTCCTGATGCCGGTAGAGGACGTATTCTCGATCACAGGACGCGGCACGGTAGCAACGGGCAGAGTGGAAAGAGGAAAAGTAAAGGTACAGGATACGGTAGAGATCGTAGGACTGACGGACGAGAAGAGAAGCGTAGTAGTAACGGGAGTGGAAATGTTCCGGAAGCTTCTTGACGAAGCGATCACGGGAGACAACATCGGTGTGTTGCTGCGCGGGGTACAGAGAGACGAGATCGAGCGCGGGCAGGTACTGAGCGCGCCGGGATCGATCCATCCGCATACGCACTTCAACAGCAGCGTATACGTACTGAAGAAAGAAGAGGGCGGACGCCACACGCCGTTCTTTAACGGATACCGTCCGCAGTTTTACTTCAGGACGACGGACGTAACGGGAGTGATCGAGCTTCCTGGCGGAACGGAAATGGTAATGCCTGGGGATAACATCGAGATGGAGATCAAGCTGATCACGCCGATCGCGATCGAAGAGGGACTGCGTTTTGCAATCCGCGAGGGCGGCAGGACGGTAGGGTCCGGCGTGGTATCGGGCGTTATCGACTAA
- the ykcG gene encoding glycosyl transferase, producing the protein MDKLYIVVPCYNEEAVLYETTKRLTDKLTRMIGAGLAAQDSRIMYVNDGSKDRTWEIIEELHRENPYVLGVKLSRNRGHQNALLAGLMTAKDMCDVTISMDADLQDDIEVLDEFMRKYKDGCDIVYGVRSNRDTDTGFKRNTAQAFYKILKFFGVDSVYNHADYRLMSKRALEGLSEFGEVNLFLRGIVPQIGYKTATVEYSRGERFAGESKYPLKKMISFAFDGITSFSIKPIRMITAVGLVIFVVSLVMLIYSLVVNALGNTATGWTSMIMSIWLLGGLQLLAIGIIGEYVGKAYMETKKRPKYIIETVLKDD; encoded by the coding sequence ATGGATAAACTGTATATCGTAGTTCCGTGTTATAACGAAGAAGCGGTGCTTTATGAGACGACAAAAAGGCTGACGGACAAGCTCACGCGTATGATCGGGGCGGGACTGGCGGCGCAAGACAGCCGTATCATGTATGTAAACGACGGCTCCAAGGACAGAACATGGGAAATCATCGAGGAGCTGCACAGGGAAAATCCGTATGTGCTGGGCGTTAAGCTTTCCAGGAATCGCGGACACCAGAACGCGCTTCTGGCGGGATTGATGACCGCCAAGGATATGTGCGACGTGACAATATCCATGGACGCGGACTTGCAGGACGACATTGAGGTGCTGGACGAGTTTATGCGCAAATACAAGGACGGCTGCGACATCGTATACGGCGTGCGCAGCAACCGCGATACGGATACGGGCTTTAAGCGCAACACGGCGCAGGCGTTCTACAAGATATTGAAATTCTTTGGCGTGGATTCCGTATACAACCACGCGGATTACCGGCTGATGTCAAAGCGCGCGCTCGAGGGCCTGAGCGAATTCGGCGAGGTCAACCTCTTTTTGCGCGGTATCGTGCCGCAGATCGGCTATAAGACAGCGACCGTGGAATATTCGCGCGGCGAGCGTTTCGCGGGGGAATCCAAGTATCCGCTTAAAAAGATGATCAGCTTTGCCTTTGACGGGATCACCTCCTTTTCCATCAAGCCCATCCGCATGATCACAGCCGTGGGGCTGGTTATTTTTGTAGTCAGCCTGGTGATGCTTATTTATTCGCTGGTCGTGAACGCGCTGGGGAATACGGCGACCGGCTGGACGAGCATGATTATGTCGATCTGGCTTTTGGGCGGCTTGCAGCTCCTTGCGATCGGTATCATCGGCGAATACGTCGGCAAGGCGTATATGGAGACGAAGAAGCGTCCGAAGTACATCATCGAGACGGTG